CTGAAAATTGCCAGCTATATCGGATTTCTGACCTCGGCGGCGGCGCTGCTTTACGGTCTGTTTGTCCTGGCCAAAGCGCTGTTTTTCGGCGATCCGGTGCCAGGCTACCCAAGCCTGATGGTCGTGATCTTGTTTCTGGGCGGTCTTCAGTTGTTGGCCATCGGCGTGGTCGGCGAGTACCTGGGGCGGATGTTTGTCGAAACCAAGCAGCGGCCCATTTACCTGGTGAACAGTCACCACCGTGCGGCCATCGGGCGGGTGGTCCTGAAACCTTTCGATTTGGCCCGCAGAAACCAAGAGGCGTTATCATGGCATTCCAATTGACATCAATTCAACGCAAGGTGCTCCGGGGGATACTCGCTGTGGCAGCGATGGTCCGCCTGCTGTCGCTGGGAAGCTATCCGTTGGCCGATACCACCGAGGCGCGCTATGGCGAAATCGCCCGGCTCATGGCACAGACGGGCGATTGGATCACCCCGCAGATTCATCAGGGTGTTCCTTTCTGGGGAAAGCCTCCCCTGTCGACCTGGCTTTCGGCCCTTTCCATCCGCGTACTGGGAGTGAACGAGTTCGCCATTCGTTTGCCGTCGTTTCTGTTGGCTCTTCTTGTTCTCGCCCTGGTTTATTTTGTCGCCGTCCGGCAGCGTGGGCGGGATTTTGCCCTGGTGGCGACTGTGGTACTGGCCCTCTCCGTTCTGTTCTTCGTCAGCAGCGGAGCGGTCATGACCGATCCCGCCCTGCTTTTAGGCACGACGCTTTCGATGATCGCTTTTTGGCGGGCCATGACAGCAAAGAAAAGCCGTGCCCTGGTCTGGGGATATCTCTTCTTTGTCGGTCTGTCCATTGGTCTCCTGGCCAAGGGCCCAGTGGCTCTGATTCTTGTCGGGCTGCCCGTCGGGGGCTGGGTTCTCTGGCAAAGACAGTGGGGCCATGTCTGGCGCCGCCTTCCCTGGTTTTCGGGTCTGGCGCTTTGTCTTGCCCTGAGCGCACCCTGGTATTATCTGGCGGAGCTAAAGACCCCGGGGTTTCTCGATTATTTTTTGATCGGCGAACACTGGAAGCGTTTTATGGTTTCAGGCTGGCAGGGTGATCTTTACGGCAATGCTCACTCCCGGCCCCTGGGGACCATCTGGCTGTACTGGCTGGTGACAGCGCTGCCGTGGTCCTTGGTTTTGCTCGCCTCCCTCTTCAGGAAAGAGTTCCGACAAAAAGCGGGCCTCATGCTCAGACGCCCCGACGGCTGGGGGGTGTATCTGATGCTGTGGTCTGTCGCCCCCATGGTTTTTTTCACCCTGGCTGGCAACATTCTGTGGACTTACGTCCTTCCAGGGCTCCCGGCCTTTGCCTTGCTTGTCGCTGAACTGATGTTGCCGGACCAGGCCGAGAACTTGGCAAGAACGATATCGCCTGAGCCTGGACTCGGAAAAATGATGGGGGTAGCGGTCACCACCACGCTGCTGTTTGTCTCGGCGTGGCTGTTGATAGCGGGCCAAATTGTGCCGGCCAAAAAATGCCAAAAGGAACTGGTGGCGGCTTACCAGGCAGTCCGGGTCGAGGAAGCGGGAGACCTGATCTATCTGTTCAAACGGCCGCACTCGGCTGAGTTTTACTCGCGGGGACAGGCGCTTTTGGCCGAACAGCCCGCAGAGGTGAATCGGTATTTCCAAAACAGCAGCAATGATTACTTCGCGATCAAAGAAGGGGACTTGAGGCGACTGCCCACCGAAGTTCGCCAGCGTGTAGCAAAGCTCGGCGAGTTCAACGGCTACTATCTTTTGAAGGAAAAATCACGTTATGATAGTGAAAAATATTCCCGGCAATACCCCGAAAGCCCTGGGGGCTTCCCGGGAGAAGCTGGAAGTTAGCATCCTGGAGAGGGAGTATGAGAGTTCTGCTCATTGAGGATGACGATCGGACCGCCGACTTTGTCGCCAAGGGGTATCAACAAGCCGGGTACGCCGTGGATCGCGCCGCTAACGGGGTAGATGGCCTGTTTATGGCCTCTCATACCCCTTACGACATCGCGGTGATCGATATTATGCTGCCCCGCTTGGACGGGTTGACGGTCATCGAAAAGCTCCGTGAACAAAAGCTTCGACTCCCCATTATCGTCGTGAGTGCGAAAAAGTCCGTCGACGACAGAATTCTGGGGCTTCAATCCGGCAGCGACGACTATCTGGTCAAACCCTTTGCCTTTTCTGAGCTGCTGGCTCGTACTCAGGCCTTGCTGCGTCGGGTCAACCAGATCGCTGAACCCATGACTCTCCAGGTCGACGACCTGTCGATGGACGTGGCCCGACGCAAGGTTTTTCGCGCCGGCCGCGAAATCGACCTGCAGCATCGGGAGTTTGCCCTGCTCGAATATCTGATGCGCAACGCAGGCCGGGTCGTTTCCAAGGCCATGATCATGGAGCACGTCTGGGATTATAATTTCGATCCCGAGACCAACGTGGTTGAGTCCCGCATCTGCCGCCTGCGCGATAAAATAGATCGTCCTTTTTCGCGACAGCTCATCCATACGGTGCGTGGCGTCGGCTACCTTCTCGAGGCCAGGGGGTAGCATGATACGCAGCCTGAGCGTCCAGCTGACCCTCCGTTTTCTGGTG
The sequence above is a segment of the Desulfuromonas sp. KJ2020 genome. Coding sequences within it:
- a CDS encoding glycosyltransferase family 39 protein, translated to MAFQLTSIQRKVLRGILAVAAMVRLLSLGSYPLADTTEARYGEIARLMAQTGDWITPQIHQGVPFWGKPPLSTWLSALSIRVLGVNEFAIRLPSFLLALLVLALVYFVAVRQRGRDFALVATVVLALSVLFFVSSGAVMTDPALLLGTTLSMIAFWRAMTAKKSRALVWGYLFFVGLSIGLLAKGPVALILVGLPVGGWVLWQRQWGHVWRRLPWFSGLALCLALSAPWYYLAELKTPGFLDYFLIGEHWKRFMVSGWQGDLYGNAHSRPLGTIWLYWLVTALPWSLVLLASLFRKEFRQKAGLMLRRPDGWGVYLMLWSVAPMVFFTLAGNILWTYVLPGLPAFALLVAELMLPDQAENLARTISPEPGLGKMMGVAVTTTLLFVSAWLLIAGQIVPAKKCQKELVAAYQAVRVEEAGDLIYLFKRPHSAEFYSRGQALLAEQPAEVNRYFQNSSNDYFAIKEGDLRRLPTEVRQRVAKLGEFNGYYLLKEKSRYDSEKYSRQYPESPGGFPGEAGS
- a CDS encoding response regulator transcription factor codes for the protein MRVLLIEDDDRTADFVAKGYQQAGYAVDRAANGVDGLFMASHTPYDIAVIDIMLPRLDGLTVIEKLREQKLRLPIIVVSAKKSVDDRILGLQSGSDDYLVKPFAFSELLARTQALLRRVNQIAEPMTLQVDDLSMDVARRKVFRAGREIDLQHREFALLEYLMRNAGRVVSKAMIMEHVWDYNFDPETNVVESRICRLRDKIDRPFSRQLIHTVRGVGYLLEARG